One genomic segment of Gossypium arboreum isolate Shixiya-1 chromosome 3, ASM2569848v2, whole genome shotgun sequence includes these proteins:
- the LOC108465133 gene encoding NEDD8-activating enzyme E1 regulatory subunit AXR1, with translation MAEPKTKYDRQLRIWGEQGQAALEKASICLLNCGPTGSETLKNLVLGGVGSITIVDGSKVEFGDLGNNFMVDDSSLGQSKAKCVCSFLQELNDAVKAKFIEEYPEALIDTNPSFFSQFTLVVATQLVEESMVKLDRICRQENVMLIFARSYGLTGLVRISVKEHTVIESKPDHFLDDLRLNNPWPELRGFAEAIDLNVQDPVAHKHIPYVVILVKMADEWKTSHGGTLPSTREQKREFKELLKARMAAMDEDNYKEAIDASFKLFAPQGISSDLQQIINDSCAEVGSSSSDFWVIVAALKEFIANEGGGEVPLEGSIPDMTSSTEHYVNLQKIYQAKSEADYLVLEERVRNILKKIGRDPHSIPKATIKSFSKNARKLKVCRYRSIEDEYNNPSPAELQKYLTDEDYSIAVGFYILLRAVDRYAANFNHFPGQFVGGLDEDISRLKTTAVSLLNDLGCSGLTLTEDLINEMCRFGAAELHAVAAIIGGIASQEVIKLITKQFVPMTGTFAFNAIDHKSQLLNLC, from the exons ATGGCGGAGCCTAAAACCAAATACGATCGGCAGCTCAG GATCTGGGGTGAACAAGGGCAAGCAGCTCTAGAGAAAGCGAGCATATGTTTACTAAATTGTGGGCCAACTGGTTCTGAGACTTTGAAGAATCTTGTCCTTGGTGGTGTCGGAAGCATTACTATAGTCGATGGATCTAAGGTTGAATTCGGCGACCTTGGAAACAATTTTATGG TGGATGACTCAAGCCTTGGTCAGTCAAAAGCCAAATGTGTTTGTTCCTTCCTCCAAGAGCTAAACGATGCTGTTAAAGCTAAGTTTATTGAAGAGTATCCCGAGGCTTTAATCGACACCAACCCCTCTTTTTTTTCTCAGTTTACCTTAGTTGTTGCCACTCAG CTGGTGGAAGAATCTATGGTGAAGCTTGATAGAATTTGTAGACAAGAAAATGTGATGTTGATTTTTGCTCGCTCCTACGGCCTAACAGGTTTAGTTCGAATCAGTGTGAAG GAACACACTGTAATTGAATCAAAGCCTGACCATTTTCTAGATGACCTTCGGTTAAATAATCCATGGCCTGAGTTGAGAGG GTTTGCTGAAGCTATTGACCTAAATGTGCAAGATCCTGTTGCTCATAAACACATACCATATGTTGTCATCCTTGTCAAGATGGCCGATGAGTGGAAGACAAGCCATGGAGGTACTCTACCATCAACCAGAGAACAGAAAAGAGAGTTCAAG GAACTTCTCAAAGCCAGGATGGCTGCGATGGATGAAGACAACTATAAAGAAGCTATTGATGCCTCCTTTAAATTGTTTGCTCCTCAAGGAATCA GTTCAGATTTGCAGCAGATAATTAATGATAGCTGTGCTGAAGTTGGTTCTAGTTCTTCTGACTTTTGGGTGATAGTAGCAGCTTTGAAG GAGTTCATTGCAAATGAAGGTGGTGGGGAGGTACCACTTGAGGGGTCGATACCAGATATGACATCTTCAACTGA GCATTATGTAAACTTGCAGAAGATCTATCAGGCTAAATCTGAGGCTGATTATCTTGTTCTTGAAGAACGAGTTAGGAATATTCTTAAGAAAATTGGTAGAGATCCACATAGTATCCCTAAGGCAACGATAAAAAGCTTCAGCAAAAACGCTAGAAAGCTCAAA GTTTGTAGGTATCGCTCCATTGAGGATGAGTATAATAATCCATCTCCTGCTGAGCTGCAGAAGTATTTAACCGATGAAGATTACAG TATTGCTGTGGGATTCTATATTCTTCTAAGAGCTGTTGATCGCTATGCCGCAAATTTTAACCACTTTCCGGGACAGTTTGTTGG TGGATTGGATGAGGATATATCTCGGCTAAAAACGACAGCTGTTAGCCTACTTAATGATTTGGGTTGTAGTGGCTTAACATTGACGGAGGATCTTATTAATGAAATGTGCCGATTTGGTGCTGCGGAGCTCCATGCTGTTGCTGCCATCATTGGTGGAATTGCATCTCAAGAAGTCATCAAG CTTATAACAAAACAGTTTGTTCCCATGACTGGCACCTTTGCATTCAATGCGATTGATCACAAGTCCCAATTGTTGAATCTGTGTTAA